A single window of Eucalyptus grandis isolate ANBG69807.140 chromosome 1, ASM1654582v1, whole genome shotgun sequence DNA harbors:
- the LOC104415674 gene encoding zinc finger protein ZAT9: MEKNKVCTICNRRFANGKAMGGHMRSHLAKLPLPPKQPDVQTKPAPVPALSSSSLHPDRNEATLKDFRGSPKIYLPHDRSANSESSFVASTDPALHDKGSEAESLRNPKGKRSSRCCKPAMNEARAETSEQVSLDSENFSVEDVALCLLMLLRDSWTRKGKEVVQEAVDDELAEEDEKDDEDDGDDESFNATLANHRPRPKYWCETCNKVFRSYQAYGGHKASHSHKRMKVLDSREKEGGDGGAKTKTLTDKRLFKCPFCDKVFDSGQGLGGHKKVHFFNTAVSKSNINNNDDDAENKVGESRLDLNLPPSPEEEGSPEPVESSAVPDQ; the protein is encoded by the coding sequence atggagAAGAACAAGGTGTGCACCATCTGCAACAGGCGCTTCGCCAACGGCAAAGCCATGGGAGGCCACATGAGATCTCACTTAGCGaagctccctctccctcccaAGCAGCCCGACGTCCAGACCAAGCCGGCCCCAGTGCCAGCTCTCTCTTCGTCTTCTCTGCACCCGGATCGAAACGAAGCCACCTTGAAAGACTTCCGTGGGTCGCCTAAGATTTATCTTCCTCACGACCGATCTGCCAATTCCGAATCATCCTTCGTTGCCAGCACCGATCCTGCCCTCCACGACAAGGGGAGCGAAGCCGAGTCGCTGAGGAACCCGAAGGGGAAGAGATCAAGCCGGTGCTGTAAGCCGGCCATGAACGAGGCGAGGGCTGAGACATCGGAGCAGGTGAGTTTGGACTCCGAGAACTTTTCTGTGGAAGATGTCGCACTGTGTCTTTTGATGCTACTGCGAGATAGCTGGACCAGAAAGGGCAAGGAAGTAGTTCAAGAAGCCGTTGACGATGAATTGGCTGAGGAGGACGAGAAGGACGATGAAGATGATGGCGACGATGAGTCATTTAACGCAACGCTGGCGAACCATCGACCTCGCCCCAAGTACTGGTGTGAGACTTGCAACAAAGTGTTCAGATCTTATCAAGCATACGGCGGGCACAAGGCCAGCCACAGCCACAAGAGGATGAAAGTGCTCGACAGTAGAGAAAAGGAAGGGGGCGATGGCGGTGCAAAAACCAAAACTTTGACTGATAAGAGATTGTTCAAGTGCCCATTTTGCGACAAAGTGTTCGATTCAGGTCAAGGGCTGGGGGGTCACAAGAAAGTTCATTTCTTTAATACTGCAGTTAGTAAGAGCAACATTAACAACAACGACGACGATGCTGAGAATAAGGTCGGAGAGTCTAGGTTAGATCTTAACCTACCACCATCACCTGAGGAAGAAGGCAGCCCTGAACCGGTTGAGTCTTCTGCTGTTCCCGATCAGTGA
- the LOC104449790 gene encoding structural maintenance of chromosomes protein 6B, with protein MCHSSLQIELGDWVNFITGQNGSGKSAILTALCVAFGCRAKGTQRASTLKDFIKTGCSSALVQVDLKNCGEDAFKPEIYGDIITVERRISESTGSMALKDCQGRKVASRKEELRELIEHFNIDVENPCVIMSQDKSREFLHSGNPKDKFKFFFKATLLQQVNDLLQNIREHLDSAKSLIEELEATIEPIKKELNELVDKIKNMELVEEISQEVQQLKKKLAWAWVYDVDRQLKEQSSKIEKLKARIPACQAKIDEQHNILERLRESLTEKKMQIEHLMIKTSEVKKKKSELQQRLSLAKRERHELREEHSRSTNHIQKLIKRVQSLQQQIQEMQEQHLQSTQNEEFELEANVREIQSQIDAVISKLRGLNEDENALSDKIQREMDDMQKITNEIEDLEKKQREVSTNIRELKQHKTNKVTAFGGERVIHLLRVIERHQSKFTRAPIGPIGSHLSLIHGGQWAPAVENSIGRLLNAFIVTNHRDSLVLRGCAKEANYNNLQIIIYDFSRPRLTIPHNMLPQTEHPTTFSVLRADSDTVLNVLVDMGSIERHVLVRDYDEGKKVAFDQNITNLKEVYTLDGYKMFSRGSVQTTLPPNKRARTGRLCGSFDDQIEDLQREAQRMKVQADQCRKRKRDAESSVRHLQDNLQTVKRRCKSVERDLASKKLALEDLKKANVVESSLSTSDVDELHQEISKVQDEIQENETLLEKISLKMSNVDESAHNLKLAFEELCESAKVEIDALEDAERELMKVESTTSSVEAEKTHYEGIMSTKVLSDIQVAEAQHRELEHNRTENCRKASIICQESEIEALGGWDGCTPEQLSTQLNMLKRRLQLESQQYSESIDDLKILHDKKQRKIARKLETYAGLRERLNACETALKLRLDKFQRNATLLKRQLTWQFNAHLAMKGISGQIKVSYEEKTLSVEVRMPQDASSTTVRDTRGLSGGERSFSTLCFALALHEMTEAPFRAMDEFDVFMDAVSRKISLDTLVDFALAHGSQWIFITPHDISMVKHGERIKKQQMAAPRS; from the exons ATGTGCCACAGCAGCCTCCAAATCGAGCTCGGCGACTGGGTCAATTTCATCACCGGCCAGAACGGAA GTGGGAAGAGTGCCATACTGACGGCGCTATGTGTTGCCTTTGGATGCCGAGCTAAAGGTACTCAGAGGGCTTCCACATTGAAGGATTTCATAAAAACCGGTTGCAG TTCGGCTCTCGTTCAAgttgatttgaaaaattgtGGAGAGGATGCGTTTAAGCCCGAAATATATGGAGATATAATTACTGTAGAACGTCGGATTTCTGAATCTACTGGCTCTATGGCATTGAAGGATTGCCAAG GAAGAAAGGTTGCTAGTCGGAAAGAGGAGCTTCGTGAACTTATTGAACACTTTAAT ATTGATGTAGAAAATCCATGTGTAATTATGAGTCAAGACAAGAGCAGAGAATTTCTGCATTCTGGAAATCCCAAAGACAAATTTAAG TTTTTTTTCAAGGCCACACTACTTCAGCAAGTAAATGATCTTCTTCAAAATATCCGTGAACATTTGGATTCAGCAAAGTCCCTTATTGAGGAATTGGAGGCTACGATAGAACCTATAAAGAAGGAACTCAATGAGTTGGTTGACAAGATTAAAAACATGGAGCTCGTGGAAGAAATTTCTCAGGAGGTACAACAACTGAAGAAGAAACTTGCATGGGCATGGGTATATGATGTAGACAGGCAACTAAAGGAGcaaagttcaaagattgaaaAGCTGAAAGCTCGTATACCTGCTTGCCAAGCCAAAATTGATGAGCAACAT AATATCCTGGAAAGGTTGAGGGAATCTTTAACtgagaagaaaatgcagattgaGCATCTGATGATAAAAACATCCgaagtgaagaagaaaaagagtgaATTGCAGCAGCGTCTTTCGTTG GCTAAAAGAGAGCGCCATGAGCTCCGCGAGGAGCATAGTCGCTCGACCAACCATATCCAAAAGTTGATCAAGCGTGTTCAGTCACTTCAACAGCAAATTCAGGAGATGCAGGAGCAACATCTTCAGAGCACACAG AATGAAGAATTTGAGCTAGAAGCAAACGTCAGGGAAATCCAATCCCAGATTGATGCCGTGATTTCAAAACTTAGAGG GTTGAATGAAGATGAAAACGCCTTGTCTGACAAAATTCAAAGGGAAATGGATGATATGCAAAAGATCACAAATGAG ATTGAAGACCTAGAGAAGAAGCAGCGTGAGGTCTCTACTAATATCCGTGAACTCAAGCAACATAAAACCAATAAG GTTACGGCTTTTGGTGGAGAGAGGGTAATCCATCTTTTACGTGTTATTGAAAGACATCAGAGCAAGTTTACAAGAGCACCAATTGGTCCCATTGGCTCACATTTG AGTTTGATCCATGGTGGCCAATGGGCTCCAGCTGTTGAAAATTCCATCGGGAGGTTGCTCAATGCTTTTATTGTGACAAACCATAGAGATTCCCTTGTTTTGAGAGGATGTGCGAAGGAGGCGAATTATAATAACCTTCAGATCATCATATATGACTTTTCAAGACCAAG GTTGACTATACCACATAACATGCTTCCACAGACTGAGCACCCTACAACTTTTTCTGTTTTACGGGCAGACAGTGACACTGTGTTAAATGTCTTGGTGGATATG GGTTCTATTGAGAGGCACGTGCTTGTCAGAGATTATGATGAGGGGAAGAAAGTTGCTTTTGACCAAAATATCACAAACCTGAAGGAGGTTTACACCCTTGATGGTTACAAAAT GTTTTCTCGGGGATCTGTCCAAACAACACTTCCTCCAAACAAGAGAGCAAGGACAGGTCGTCTCTGTGGCTCATTTGACGATCAGATTGAAGATCTGCAAAGAGAGGCACAGAGAATGAAAGTACAAGCTGATCAGTGtaggaagaggaaaagagatGCAGAGTCTTCTGTCCGTCATCTTCAGGATAATCTTCAGACTGTAAAG AGGAGGTGCAAAAGTGTGGAGAGGGATTTAGCATCTAAGAAGCTAGCTCTGGAAGACTTGAAGAAGGCAAATGTTGTCGAATCTAGCCTATCAACATCAGATGTTGATGAGCTGCATCAAGAAATTTCA AAAGTGCAAGATGAGATACAAGAAAATGAAACTCTGCTGGAGAAAATCAGTCTCAAAATGAGTAATGTGGACGAGAGTGCTCACAATCTTAAGCTAGCATTCGAGGAGTTATGTG AATCAgcaaaagtggaaattgatgCTCTCGAAGATGCAGAGAGAGAGCTAATGAAGGTTGAAAGTACCACTAGCTCGGTGGAAGCG GAAAAGACCCATTATGAAGGTATTATGAGTACTAAAGTCCTCAGCGATATCCAAGTGGCAGAGGCACAGCATCGAGAGCTTGAACATAATCGTACG GAGAATTGCAGAAAAGCTTCCATTATATGTCAAGAGAGTGAAATTGAAGCTCTAGGAGGCTGGGATGGATGTACCCCAGAGCAGCTTAGCACTCAACTGAACATGCTTAAGCGAAGGCTTCAGCTTGAGAGCCAACA ATATTCTGAATCAATCGATGATCTCAAAATCTTACATGACAAAAAGCAGCGGAAAATTGCACGGAAGCTGGAAACTTATGCAGGTTTACGGGAAAGGCTGAAT GCTTGCGAAACAGCCCTCAAGTTGCGATTGGACAAATTTCAAAGAAATGCAACCCTTTTAAAGCGACAACTGACTTGGCA ATTTAATGCACATTTAGCAATGAAAGGTATCAGTGGGCAGATTAAAGTCAGTTACGAAGAAAAGACATTGTCAGTAGAG gtCAGAATGCCCCAAGATGCATCAAGTACCACTGTACGTGACACCAGAGGACTTTCAG GTGGAGAACGATCTTTCTCGACACTATGCTTTGCACTGGCTCTTCATGAGATGACAGAGGCTCCATTTCGAGCAATGGATGAGTTTGATGTGTTCATG GATGCAGTCAGTCGGAAAATCAGCTTGGACACTCTTGTTGATTTTGCGTTAGCACATGGGTCTCAGTGGATTTTCATAACACCTCATGATATTAG catggtaAAACATGGAGAGAGGATAAAGAAGCAGCAGATGGCAGCTCCTCGTTCTTGA